The following coding sequences lie in one Maylandia zebra isolate NMK-2024a linkage group LG14, Mzebra_GT3a, whole genome shotgun sequence genomic window:
- the cldne gene encoding claudin e — protein sequence MVSMGRQMLGFALAIIGFVGTIVTCALPMWRVSAFIGANIVTAQIIWEGLWMSCVMQSTGQMQCKIYDSLLALSPDLQAARALVVIAILVSFMGVIVGIIGGKCTNFVEEPRAKAKVAIAAGAIFICAGVLVLIPVCWSANSIIQDFYNPTLISAQRREIGAALYIGWGTAALLILGGALLCSSCPPRESPEYPVKYGGPRSTATSRAYV from the coding sequence ATGGTGTCAATGGGACGACAGATGCTGGGCTTTGCCCTGGCAATCATTGGCTTCGTGGGGACCATCGTCACTTGTGCCTTGCCTATGTGGAGGGTCAGCGCCTTCATTGGAGCCAACATTGTGACGGCGCAGATTATCTGGGAAGGTTTATGGATGAGCTGTGTCATGCAGAGCACTGGCCAGATGCAGTGCAAAATCTATGATTCTCTGCTGGCTCTTTCTCCAGATCTCCAGGCTGCCAGAGCTCTTGTGGTCATTGCTATCTTGGTTTCTTTTATGGGGGTTATCGTCGGCATTATTGGAGGAAAGTGCACCAACTTTGTGGAGGAACCAAGAGCCAAAGCCAAAGTGGCCATTGCTGCTGGAGCTATCTTCATCTGTGCTGGTGTGCTTGTTCTCATCCCTGTATGCTGGTCTGCCAACTCCATCATCCAAGATTTCTACAACCCTACCCTGATAAGTGCCCAGAGGAGAGAGATTGGGGCTGCACTCTACATTGGCTGGGGCACAGCTGCACTTCTAATCCTGGGTGGTGCCCTCCTCTGCAGCTCCTGCCCACCCAGAGAGAGCCCAGAGTATCCAGTGAAGTATGGCGGTCCCAGGTCCACAGCCACCAGCCGAGCCTATGTCTGA
- the cldnj gene encoding claudin j, protein MGLQELGISLSMTGVAGTILICALPMWKVTAFIGTHLVVMQVFWEGLWMTCVSEYTGQMQCKLYDALLDLSPDLQAARGLICISLVLGCLAFLIFLLGARCTNCLGHPQIKARVVMSSGAIFCLAALTSIVPVSWTANSIIRDFHNPRVPEVMKRELGAAIYIGFVTSGLLFCGGAILCTSSPPHRDRFPSSGYTLAKTPTRSSYAIKNYV, encoded by the coding sequence ATGGGTCTGCAGGAGCTTGGCATCAGCCTGTCAATGACCGGTGTCGCTGGGACCATTCTGATCTGTGCTCTGCCCATGTGGAAGGTGACAGCATTCATTGGCACTCATCTGGTGGTTATGCAGGTGTTCTGGGAGGGTTTGTGGATGACCTGTGTCAGTGAATACACAGGTCAGATGCAGTGTAAGCTCTACGATGCTCTTCTGGACCTGTCTCCAGACCTCCAAGCAGCCCGTGGCCTTATTTGCATCAGCCTGGTTTTGGGATGTCTGGCGTTCCTTATCTTTCTTCTGGGGGCGCGCTGCACCAACTGCCTGGGCCACCCACAAATCAAAGCTAGGGTGGTGATGAGCTCTGGGGCCATCTTCTGCCTGGCAGCTCTCACCTCTATAGTTCCTGTTTCTTGGACAGCCAACTCCATCATCAGGGATTTCCACAACCCTCGAGTCCCTGAGGTGATGAAGAGAGAGCTTGGAGCAGCCATATACATAGGTTTTGTGACATCTGGGCTGTTGTTCTGTGGGGGAGCCATTTTGTGCACAAGCTCTCCACCCCATAGAGACAGGTTCCCCTCTAGTGGGTACACACTGGCCAAGACACCCACACGTAGCAGTTACGCCATCAAGAACTATGTGTGA